GGCGGGCAGGGTCAGATTAAACTCACGGCCTAAATCGAGGATGGTCTGTGCGCGGATATTGCCGTCAAGATGGCGATGAATATCGGTAAGGGGAAGCTGGGAATCGATCATGTCGGCACTCTTTTTATGTAATCAGTTAAGTGCAGAGCATTATAAAAACTCTTTGCGCAACAATACCAGCAAATTGCGCAACGGCTGGCCTGTTTGCTGGATTAATCGGCGGAATACGGAAATAAGCAGGGCACCCGCAGGTGCCCTTAGTCGAGTTTACTCAGACAGGGAAGGCGCTGCCATTCCGCCGCCCAGCATATAGCGGGTGAGGAACTGCTCCAGCGGCATCTTCTCGCCGTTCATCGTCACCTGGCCGTTGGCGTACTGCAGGCTGGTGATGATGTTGTCATCCTGCTGGGTGGTCAGGCGGAACATCTGGCCCATCGCTGCCAGACCTTTCACCTGCTGCTCGGCCAGTTTGGCCGCATCTTCCTGCGAATGGCCTTCGCCCAGCGCGGCGCGGGTCATCAGCTCGGTGGCCATTGGCATTGAGATGGTCAGCTTACTGTCCAGCGACTTGAGTACGCTGTCCAGACGCTGTGCCGGATCGTCGGCCGGCGGGGTGCCCGGCGTCGGCTCTTTAAACTGGGTGTTCAGATTAAAGCTGCTCTCGCCCTTGGCGTTTTTCAGGCTGAACGGCGCGATAGCGATCGACGGGCTGCCTTTCAGCAGCTGCGGCAGGTTGGCCATCAGCAGTTCGCTGACGCGCTGCTGATACAGCGCCGGGTCGTTGGCGACCGCCGGATCGTTGCTCAGCGCCTGCACCTGACTGTTGTAGTTAGCGGAGAACGCTTTCATCGCCTTACCGTCAAAGTCGGCCAGCTTAACCACCAGTTTACCCTGGCCAAAGTCCTGGCCCTGCAGCTTGAGGCTGTCGAGGGTATAGGCCACTTCACCGCCGACGCGGTTATCTTTCGAGTCGAAGTTAGATGTGCCGTTCAGCCCTTCCAGCGCCAGCACGTCTTTACCGGACACGGCGGTGGTGAAGCTTTTCAGCACCACCTTCTGATCGCCGATGCGCAGGCCTTCTTCGCTCAGCCTGCTGTTGGCGTCAAAGGTCAGGCCGTTTACGGTAAACAGCATCGGCATATCCAGCTGATTTTTGCTGCTCAGCGCCACGCTCTTGATATCGGCGTTGATATCAACCTTATCGCCCTTATCGTCGGCGCTGATGTCCAGCGTGCCGCCTTCAAAGGCAAAGCGCTCGTGGGTCTGCACGTTGTTGTAATCCACCGGCAGCAGCTGAATGCGCGAGTCGGTGTTGCCACCGTAGCCGATGCGGGTTTCAGCCTGCACCACCGATTTACCCTGCGCCATCTCAAACAGCTTCTTCACCGCGTCGGTGTTTTCCAGCTCGCTGTGTACCGAAGCCATCGACGGCAGCAGATTGAATTTTTTCAGCTGTGCCAGCGGGAACGGACCGTGGTCGATAGTCTCTTTAAAAACTACGCTCTGGCCCGGCTTCAGCAGGGAGTTATCTTCGGTTTGCGAGCTTGACTGCAGCACAAAGCGGGCGGAACTGCTGAACAGACCACGCTGATAGTCCTGGTAGCTCAGCTGCAGGCGGCTCTCCGGCGCGGCCTCGGCGATTTTCGCATTAGCGTCGGCAACCACCTGGTCCATATGCTTTTCCAGCTGCTTACCGGTCAGCCATGCGCCGCCGGTCCAGACCACGCCCAGCGCAATCACCACGCCTACTGCAATCCTGGTTTTCTTCATCGGTAATGTCATCCTTTCTAGTCACCATCGCCGGAGCTGCCTCGCATCTCCGGCGGCCAGTTGTCTGGCGAATAAAAAAACGCCGGAACGGCGTTTTTCCTCTGCTTCGCTACTCAGCTTAGCAATAATGTGCGCTGGCGTCAGCCGCGCGCGTTGAGATCGTTGAACGCGCGCGCCACCCGGCCATTGCCCGCAAGCGTCAGCGGCGACTCGCTGGCGGCGATAAACGCCGACTCGCCCGGCAGCAGACGCAACGTCTGGCCGCCCGTGCTCAGCACGGCCTCGCCTTCGATGCAGAACAGGATCGCCGCGCTCTGCTGGCTGACGCTCAGCGGTTCAGCGCTCAGGCGGTGGATGGCAAAGGCAAAATCGGCCACCGGGATCGGGAAGTTCTGCGTGCGTCCGTCGTCCTGCGGAGCGGTCAGCAGGGTGTCCGCGGCGCGGGAAACAAACTGCAGATTATCCAGCAGCTCCGGCACGTCGATATATTTCGGCGTCAGCCCGGCGCGCAGCACGTTATCGGAGTTGGCCATAATCTCCAGCGCCACGCCGTTCAGGTAGGCGTGTGGCGTTTCGGCAAACAGGAACATTGCCTCACCCGGCTGCAGCTCAACCACGTTCAGCAGCAGCGGAGAGAACAGGCCGCTGTCGTCCGGGTAGACCCCGGCGATCTGCGCGATGGTCTGCCACGGCTGGCCCTGTTCGGTTTTCAGCGCCGCGCGCAGCACCGTCAGCGCCTGCAGTTTCTCCGCGTCCTGCATTGAGAGCAGGGCGGCAAACAGCTGTGCCAGCTGCTCTGCGTCCGGCTGCGCCAGGAAGGCGACAATCGCCGGGTGGGCATCCGCTACCGGCTGCAGCAGCGCGGCGATCTCCGCCAGCGGGCGGAAGCCGTTAATGGCGCTGAACGGCGTCAGCGCGTAAACCAGCTCCGGCTTATGGTTGGCGTCTTTATAGTTGCGGTGGGCGGCGTCCAGCGGAATGCCGGCGGCGTTTTCACGGGCAAAGCCGAGCTCTGCGGCCGCTTTGCTTGGGTGTACCTGAATCGACAGCGGCTGAGCGGCGCACAGCACCTTAAACAGGAACGGCAGCTCGCCAAAGCGCTGCGCCACCTGTGCGCCCAGCTGTGCAGGCTGGTCGGCGTTAATCACCTCGCGCAGTGAACGCGTCTCCCCCCCGACCACCACCGATGACGGGCTCTTCGGGTGCGCGCCCATCCACAGCTCGGCCTGCGGCAGGCCCTGCGGATTGGCAATGCCGTACAGCTCGTTGAGCGCGGTGGTGCTTCCCCAGGCATAATTCTGCACGGTGTTGAGTAGTTTTTGCATGATCGGTGTAATTCATCCTTGTAACGATGCGGGCAGGGCCGCGATTAAACCAGAAAAGACGATCGGATTGACACCGTGATCCCCCGTAAAATCAGGCAGATCAGATCTGATGGCATTTCCTTTCTATTACATCAGCTTACAAAATATGTCTCCCCCGGTCTATGCTCTAATTCTGAATCCTGGCCAGGATAAGGCCAGCTGACTGATTCTGGTTATGGGATCGCCACTTAACCGGGCGTGCTGTTAAGGAGGATGACAGATAATTTTTGAGCTGTAACGGGGGCGCGGGCTGGCACAATCTGGCGCTCACCCGCCGGGGGCATAATGGGGGATGTTTTTTGTGATCGCAAAGACACTCTGATGTAATAAATGCGAATGAGTCGCATAATCTTTTGCTGTGAAAGGTACACTATGGCCGCGCCCGCTGCCGCAACCCGGCAGAGCAGGGCTATGATTAATCATATGATTGCGCTAAAGGAGAGAGTAATGGTCGCCAACCGCATTGAAAAAGATTCAATGGGCCCGATTGAGGTACCGGCTGACAAACTGTGGGGCGCGCAGACGCAGCGCTCCCTGGAACACTTTCGCATTTCCACGGAAAAAATGCCCGTCGAACTGGTCTACGCGCTGGCGCTGACCAAGCGCGCGGCGGCGAAGGTCAACAGCGACCTCGGGCTGCTGCCGGCAGAACGCGCCAGCGCCATCGTCAGCGCGGCTGACGAAGTGCTGGCCGATAAGCACGGCGGTGAATTCCCGCTGGCGATCTGGCAGACCGGCTCCGGCACGCAAACCAATATGAATATGAACGAGGTGCTGGCCAACCGCGCCAGCGAGATCCTCGGCGGCGAGCGCGGCATGTCGCGGCTGGTGCACCCGAACGACGACGTTAACAAGAGCCAGAGCTCCAACGACGTGTTCCCGACCGCGATGCACGTGGCGGCGGTGGTGGCGGTAAAAGAGCACCTGATCCCGCAGCTGAACGTGCTGCAGCAGACGCTGAACGCCAAGGCTGAAGCCTTTAAAGACGTGGTGAAAATCGGCCGCACCCACCTGCAGGACGCCACGCCGCTGACGCTTGGCCAGGAGATCTCCGGCTGGGTGGCGATGCTGGCCCACAACCTCAAACATATCGAACAGAGCCTGCCGCACGTGGCGGAGCTGGCGCTGGGCGGCACCGCGGTCGGCACCGGCCTGAATACCCACCCGGAATACGCCGTGCGCGTGGCGGAAGAACTGGCGGTGCTGACTAAACAGCCGTTCGTCACCGCGCCGAACAAATTTGAAGCGCTGGCCACCTGCGATGCGCTGGTTCACGCCCACGGCGCGCTGAAAGGCCTGGCGGCCTCGCTGATGAAAATCGCCAACGACGTGCGCTGGCTCTCCTCCGGCCCGCGCAGCGGCATCGGTGAACTGAGCATCCCGGAAAACGAACCGGGCAGCTCGATCATGCCGGGCAAAGTGAACCCGACTCAGTGCGAAGCGCTGACCATGCTCTGCTGCCAGGTGCTGGGCAACGACGTGGCGGTCAACATCGGCGGAGCCTCCGGCAACTTCGAACTGAACGTGTTCCGTCCGATGGTGATCCACAACTTCCTGCAGTCGGTGCGCCTGCTGGCCGACGGTATGGACAGCTTTAACCACCACTGCGCGGTCGGCATCGAGCCTAACCGCGACCGCATCACCCAGCTGCTCAACGACTCGCTGATGCTGGTTACCGCGCTGAACACCCATATCGGCTACGATAAAGCGGCCGAGATTGCCAAGAAGGCGCACAAGGAAGGCTCTACGCTGAAAGCCGCTGCGCTTAAGCTGGGGTATCTGAGCGAAGCCGAGTTTGATGCCTGGGTTAAGCCTGAGGAGATGGTGGGGAGTCTTAAAATATGATTAGCTGAGTTCCGTCAGTCAATCAGCGGCTTCGTTCAACAGATAATCCGCAAGCGTTGGCTGAGGGCACATTAAGCATCAAAACCGGCGTCAGTAACACGGCGCCGGTTTTTTATAAAAATACGACTGTCCCACAGGGGGCCGCGGTACCCGGCAGATCCCACAGGCCAGACAGCAGCGTAACCAGCCAGACCCGCTTCACCGGGCTGTAAGTGAAAGTAACTCGCTGGCTGGAATACTGCTCGGTTCCCTACGCACATAGCTTCTTCCCTGAGTTTGCCGTATAAATAATCACTTGTGGTTTTGAGCGCCGGTAACCCAAGAGAACAGCATGTCCAGACCGACAGAACTCTATGTTCAGCATCTGCTTGATGTCGATGATATTCCTGCTGAAAATCGCTATCTGGAAATCGCCAAAAACCTGGAGTGTTACGGCATAACGGTGGCAGACGATCGCCGGCCGGAAGAGATCGTCGCCCGGCACAAAACCATTTCCGGGATCAACTGTGACTTCTGCAGCGCAGCGGGATCACGAAACATCACCACCTTTGACCCGCATAAATCGCCAAAGCCCTCCCTCTACATTTCCGTTCTGCTGGCAGGCGATCAGTCTATTCGTGGGGTGAAAAAGTCAGCCCACGCCAGGGTCAGCCAGGGCACGCTGAACGTTCATCAGCGTAATGATTATTACACCTATGAAAGTAATGACGTGAACCAGCTCTATCTGATCCCGGATATTGCTGCCGTTAACAGCATATTTGAGGGCAGGCTAACCAACCCTACCGTTTCGCTGGAAAGCCATCCTCTGATGCCCTTTATGAAATCCCACATGCTGCTGTTGCATCAACAGGGGGCCTTACTCAATGTCAAACAGGCATCGGTGATTCTGGATGGCCTGCACAATATGGCCATGCTGATGTTAACGGACGTGGCGAAAGAAAAAGGGTTGATTTCATCAGGTGCGCTTAGCCACATCTACAACGCATCCAGATCCTATATCGAGCAGAACTGTCATCTGCAGGCGCTCTCTCCGGACCAGATTACCAACGTTCTGCGCTATTCACGATCCAGCCTTGACAGAGCGTTTAAAGAGCAGGGGACGACGGTGATGGCGACGATTAAAGATGTGCGTTTAACTAAAGCAAAAGAGATGCTGGAAAACCATCCGCATTTACGTATTGATCGGATCGCATGGGAGTGTGGTTTCAGTAGTCAGTTTATTTTTAGTAAGAATTTTCGGGAGAAGTACCAAATGCCGCCTAAAGTCTGGCGTGATAACTTTGGCGGGACATAATCCTTACTCAAAAGGGTAAATCCTTGCTTTACTGTTGCTGGAATCTTTCCCTGTCAACGCAGATACCACCGCTCACCTTGTTTGCCAGACTGAACACGTGATGAATAATTTGTTTGCTGTTGGTTTTTATTTTTCTTTTAATATTGCCTTTGTGTGCTGCAATGGTCTTGTTTTTGATGTTCAGTTCTTCAGATATATGCGGCGTGCTATGACAGGACATCCACATTTCCAGCATAACCGACTCTGTTCTGCTCAGCTTTACAGGCTGGGACTGACGGTCGTTGCATAAAGGATGTAGCGCATCCCTCTTAAGATAGTCGTCAACCAGTGTTTTCAACGTATTCAACCCAATGTGCTTTGATAAGAACACCAGATTCTCACGAACAACGACATGCTCTTTAAAATTTCTGGCTGAAGTTGACATAAATACTAAAAAGATCAAGTCGGCATTACTGGCAATCATCTCCCGCAGCGCCTGCGTTTCCTGATTGTGTTCAGAGAGGCAATTCTCACTAACAAACACCAGTCCGGACCGGTATTGAGTGCAGTAAGCCTGTGCGGAAGTTAC
This portion of the Erwinia sp. E602 genome encodes:
- the fumC gene encoding class II fumarate hydratase; this encodes MVANRIEKDSMGPIEVPADKLWGAQTQRSLEHFRISTEKMPVELVYALALTKRAAAKVNSDLGLLPAERASAIVSAADEVLADKHGGEFPLAIWQTGSGTQTNMNMNEVLANRASEILGGERGMSRLVHPNDDVNKSQSSNDVFPTAMHVAAVVAVKEHLIPQLNVLQQTLNAKAEAFKDVVKIGRTHLQDATPLTLGQEISGWVAMLAHNLKHIEQSLPHVAELALGGTAVGTGLNTHPEYAVRVAEELAVLTKQPFVTAPNKFEALATCDALVHAHGALKGLAASLMKIANDVRWLSSGPRSGIGELSIPENEPGSSIMPGKVNPTQCEALTMLCCQVLGNDVAVNIGGASGNFELNVFRPMVIHNFLQSVRLLADGMDSFNHHCAVGIEPNRDRITQLLNDSLMLVTALNTHIGYDKAAEIAKKAHKEGSTLKAAALKLGYLSEAEFDAWVKPEEMVGSLKI
- the rcsA gene encoding transcriptional regulator RcsA, with amino-acid sequence MQAIVIDPCNYTLTGLTHYFSHINIFFARKVTSAQAYCTQYRSGLVFVSENCLSEHNQETQALREMIASNADLIFLVFMSTSARNFKEHVVVRENLVFLSKHIGLNTLKTLVDDYLKRDALHPLCNDRQSQPVKLSRTESVMLEMWMSCHSTPHISEELNIKNKTIAAHKGNIKRKIKTNSKQIIHHVFSLANKVSGGICVDRERFQQQ
- the manA gene encoding mannose-6-phosphate isomerase, yielding MQKLLNTVQNYAWGSTTALNELYGIANPQGLPQAELWMGAHPKSPSSVVVGGETRSLREVINADQPAQLGAQVAQRFGELPFLFKVLCAAQPLSIQVHPSKAAAELGFARENAAGIPLDAAHRNYKDANHKPELVYALTPFSAINGFRPLAEIAALLQPVADAHPAIVAFLAQPDAEQLAQLFAALLSMQDAEKLQALTVLRAALKTEQGQPWQTIAQIAGVYPDDSGLFSPLLLNVVELQPGEAMFLFAETPHAYLNGVALEIMANSDNVLRAGLTPKYIDVPELLDNLQFVSRAADTLLTAPQDDGRTQNFPIPVADFAFAIHRLSAEPLSVSQQSAAILFCIEGEAVLSTGGQTLRLLPGESAFIAASESPLTLAGNGRVARAFNDLNARG
- a CDS encoding YdgA family protein, producing the protein MKKTRIAVGVVIALGVVWTGGAWLTGKQLEKHMDQVVADANAKIAEAAPESRLQLSYQDYQRGLFSSSARFVLQSSSQTEDNSLLKPGQSVVFKETIDHGPFPLAQLKKFNLLPSMASVHSELENTDAVKKLFEMAQGKSVVQAETRIGYGGNTDSRIQLLPVDYNNVQTHERFAFEGGTLDISADDKGDKVDINADIKSVALSSKNQLDMPMLFTVNGLTFDANSRLSEEGLRIGDQKVVLKSFTTAVSGKDVLALEGLNGTSNFDSKDNRVGGEVAYTLDSLKLQGQDFGQGKLVVKLADFDGKAMKAFSANYNSQVQALSNDPAVANDPALYQQRVSELLMANLPQLLKGSPSIAIAPFSLKNAKGESSFNLNTQFKEPTPGTPPADDPAQRLDSVLKSLDSKLTISMPMATELMTRAALGEGHSQEDAAKLAEQQVKGLAAMGQMFRLTTQQDDNIITSLQYANGQVTMNGEKMPLEQFLTRYMLGGGMAAPSLSE
- a CDS encoding AraC family transcriptional regulator; this translates as MSRPTELYVQHLLDVDDIPAENRYLEIAKNLECYGITVADDRRPEEIVARHKTISGINCDFCSAAGSRNITTFDPHKSPKPSLYISVLLAGDQSIRGVKKSAHARVSQGTLNVHQRNDYYTYESNDVNQLYLIPDIAAVNSIFEGRLTNPTVSLESHPLMPFMKSHMLLLHQQGALLNVKQASVILDGLHNMAMLMLTDVAKEKGLISSGALSHIYNASRSYIEQNCHLQALSPDQITNVLRYSRSSLDRAFKEQGTTVMATIKDVRLTKAKEMLENHPHLRIDRIAWECGFSSQFIFSKNFREKYQMPPKVWRDNFGGT